A single genomic interval of Methylocystis sp. IM3 harbors:
- the gcvT gene encoding glycine cleavage system aminomethyltransferase GcvT gives MTAQPNPTAPLAHLPLDALHRSLGARMAPFAGYDMPLQYASGIVSETLHTRQKAGLFDVSHMGQAILAGAGAAQALESIVPADLLALAPGHMRYTQLLNDKGGIVDDLMVTRLPGAEERLLLVVNASRKAQDFAFIRERLPQFDLLPLDRALIALQGPRAAMVLGALLPGVEDLPFMRWRAFEEGPASVFVTRSGYTGEDGFEISVPSENAETFVRALLANECVLPAGLGARDALRLEAGLPLYGHELDETTDPVEAGLAWSIGKRRRADGGFPGFARISAALRDGPARLRVGLLPESKAPVREGAMLVSTSGELAGHVTSGGFSPTLQRAIAMGYVASKHARKGAQVVTELRGNRITLDVAPLPFVAHRYFKPSA, from the coding sequence GTGACGGCTCAGCCCAACCCTACCGCCCCCCTGGCGCATCTGCCGCTCGACGCGCTGCATCGCAGCCTCGGCGCGCGCATGGCGCCCTTCGCCGGCTACGACATGCCGCTGCAATACGCCTCGGGCATCGTGTCCGAGACGCTTCATACGCGCCAGAAGGCGGGTCTTTTCGACGTGTCGCACATGGGCCAGGCGATCCTTGCGGGCGCCGGCGCGGCGCAGGCGCTCGAATCCATCGTTCCCGCAGATCTACTGGCGCTCGCCCCCGGCCATATGCGCTACACGCAGCTTCTCAACGACAAGGGCGGCATTGTCGACGACCTGATGGTCACGCGGCTCCCCGGCGCCGAGGAGCGGCTGCTTCTCGTCGTCAACGCCTCGCGCAAGGCGCAGGATTTCGCCTTCATCCGCGAGCGGCTGCCGCAGTTCGATCTCCTTCCATTGGACCGCGCGCTGATCGCCCTTCAGGGGCCGCGCGCGGCCATGGTCCTCGGCGCATTGCTCCCCGGCGTCGAGGACCTTCCCTTCATGCGCTGGCGCGCCTTCGAGGAAGGTCCCGCGAGCGTCTTCGTCACGCGAAGCGGCTACACGGGCGAGGACGGCTTCGAGATTTCCGTTCCTTCCGAAAACGCAGAAACCTTCGTCAGGGCGCTCCTCGCCAATGAATGCGTCTTGCCGGCCGGCCTCGGCGCGCGCGACGCGCTTCGGCTGGAGGCGGGCCTGCCGCTCTATGGCCACGAGCTCGACGAGACGACCGATCCGGTCGAGGCGGGCCTCGCCTGGTCGATCGGCAAGCGGCGGCGCGCCGACGGCGGCTTCCCCGGCTTCGCGCGCATCAGCGCCGCCCTGCGCGACGGGCCGGCGCGATTGCGGGTCGGGCTCCTGCCGGAGTCGAAGGCCCCGGTGCGCGAGGGCGCCATGCTGGTGTCGACGAGCGGCGAGCTCGCGGGCCATGTGACCTCTGGCGGCTTCTCGCCCACGCTGCAACGGGCGATCGCCATGGGCTATGTCGCCTCGAAGCACGCCAGAAAGGGCGCGCAGGTCGTTACCGAACTGCGCGGCAACCGCATTACGCTCGACGTCGCGCCGCTGCCTTTTGTCGCCCATCGTTATTTCAAACCCAGCGCCTGA
- the gcvH gene encoding glycine cleavage system protein GcvH translates to MTGLRFTKDHEYLRLEGDAAVVGITDYAQQQLGDIVFVDLPKVGKKVSKGSELAVIESVKAASEVYAPISGEVIEVNPELAEKPALVNEDPLQGGWLVKLKVESASEAEGLMDADAYAGFVKTL, encoded by the coding sequence ATGACCGGCCTGCGTTTCACCAAGGATCATGAATATCTGCGCCTCGAAGGGGACGCCGCGGTCGTCGGCATCACCGATTACGCCCAGCAACAGCTCGGCGACATTGTCTTCGTCGATCTGCCGAAGGTCGGAAAGAAAGTTTCCAAAGGCTCCGAGCTCGCCGTCATCGAAAGCGTGAAGGCCGCGAGCGAAGTCTATGCGCCGATTTCCGGCGAGGTGATCGAGGTGAATCCCGAACTCGCCGAGAAGCCGGCGCTCGTCAACGAGGATCCGTTACAGGGCGGCTGGCTCGTGAAGCTGAAGGTCGAGTCTGCAAGTGAAGCCGAAGGTCTGATGGACGCCGACGCCTATGCGGGCTTCGTGAAAACCCTGTAG
- the gcvPA gene encoding aminomethyl-transferring glycine dehydrogenase subunit GcvPA has product MRYHPLSDADRQTMLAAIGAADIEALYADAPPSTLLKAPLDLPPHRSEMEVERLLRRLAARNVPAGRVPFFVGAGAYRHHVPASVDHLIQRSEFLTSYTPYQPEISQGTLHYLFEFQTQVALLTGMEVANASMYDGSTATAEAVLMAHRLTKRRRALLSGGLHPHYAEVVRTISRLADDEVADMAPDPFGAEDLVAQIDDTLSCVVVQTPDVFGNLRDLTSLAEACHRHGALLVAVVTEAVSLGAITPPGAMGADIVVGEGQSIGNALNFGGPYVGLFATRHDYVRQMPGRLAGESVDADGRRSFVLTLSTREQHIRRDKATSNICTNSGLCALAFSIHLTLLGEAGLAKLARANHANAVALADMLETVAGVEILNKTFFNEFTLRVPGGAAALVEKLAAKGVLAGVPVSRLLPGAGLDDLLLVASTEMNTSEDRAAFVAALEETL; this is encoded by the coding sequence ATGCGCTATCATCCGCTGTCGGACGCCGACAGACAGACGATGCTCGCCGCCATTGGCGCCGCCGACATCGAGGCGCTCTACGCCGACGCGCCCCCCTCGACGCTTTTGAAGGCGCCGCTCGATCTGCCCCCGCACAGATCGGAGATGGAAGTCGAGCGCCTGTTGCGGCGGCTTGCGGCGCGCAATGTTCCCGCCGGGCGCGTTCCCTTCTTCGTCGGCGCCGGGGCCTATCGGCATCATGTGCCGGCGAGCGTCGACCATCTGATCCAGCGCTCGGAGTTTCTCACGAGCTATACGCCCTATCAGCCGGAGATTTCGCAGGGCACGCTGCACTATCTCTTCGAGTTTCAGACACAGGTCGCGCTGCTGACGGGCATGGAGGTCGCCAACGCCTCCATGTATGACGGCTCGACCGCCACGGCCGAAGCCGTGCTGATGGCGCATCGGCTGACCAAGCGGCGCAGGGCGCTGCTCTCGGGCGGCCTGCATCCGCACTACGCCGAGGTCGTGCGCACGATCTCGCGTCTCGCCGACGACGAGGTCGCCGACATGGCGCCCGACCCGTTCGGCGCGGAAGACCTCGTGGCGCAGATCGACGACACGCTGTCCTGCGTCGTCGTGCAGACGCCCGACGTGTTCGGCAATCTGCGCGACCTCACATCGCTCGCCGAAGCCTGCCATCGTCACGGCGCGCTGCTCGTCGCCGTCGTCACGGAAGCCGTGTCGCTCGGCGCGATCACGCCGCCCGGCGCCATGGGCGCCGACATCGTCGTCGGCGAGGGGCAGTCGATCGGCAATGCGCTGAATTTCGGCGGCCCTTACGTCGGCCTGTTCGCGACGCGTCACGACTATGTGCGGCAGATGCCGGGACGCCTTGCCGGCGAGAGCGTCGACGCCGACGGACGCCGCTCCTTCGTGCTCACGCTTTCGACGCGCGAGCAGCATATCCGCCGCGACAAGGCCACCTCCAACATCTGCACCAATTCGGGCCTCTGCGCGCTCGCCTTCTCGATCCATCTGACGCTGCTCGGCGAAGCGGGGCTTGCAAAGCTCGCGCGCGCCAATCACGCCAACGCCGTGGCGCTCGCCGACATGCTGGAGACGGTCGCAGGCGTGGAGATTCTCAACAAGACCTTCTTCAACGAGTTCACGCTGCGCGTTCCGGGCGGCGCCGCGGCGCTGGTCGAGAAACTGGCCGCAAAAGGCGTGCTCGCGGGCGTGCCCGTCTCGCGCCTGCTGCCCGGCGCCGGCCTCGACGATCTGCTTCTCGTCGCCTCCACGGAAATGAACACGTCGGAAGATCGCGCGGCCTTCGTCGCCGCTCTCGAGGAAACGCTCTGA
- the gcvPB gene encoding aminomethyl-transferring glycine dehydrogenase subunit GcvPB codes for MLDRPAHLPMEEPRATFTGNRGLDQEEALIFESGRCDVSGVDVEEPPPVASRLGSHARKDPIGLPGLTEPEAMRHYVRLSRRNYSIDAGLYPLGSCTMKHNPRINEKMARLEGFADIHPLQPVSTVQGALELMETLADWLLTLTNMQAIALSPKAGAHGELCGMMAIKSAIAAKGEGETRKVVLIPQSAHGTNPATAALLGFSVRIVPAAADGTVRVAAVREALGADVAAIMLTNPNTCGLFERDIVEIAEAVHEAGAYFYCDGANFNAIAGVARPGDFGVDAMHINLHKTFSTPHGGGGPGAGPVVLSKRLAAFAPVPFIRRAGDRLTLVEDATGTQSFGRLAAFHGQMGMFVRALAYLVAHGGDGVAEASKDAVLAANYVRAGLRDVMTQPFGDRPCMHEVLFDDAWLKDTGVTTLDFAKAMIDEGYHPMTMYFPLVVHGAMLIEPTESESKASLDLFIATLRDLARSAREGDRARFDQAPYLAPRRRVDETLAARKPVLRWSPGE; via the coding sequence ATGCTCGACCGCCCCGCCCATCTCCCCATGGAAGAACCCCGCGCCACCTTCACCGGCAATCGCGGGCTCGATCAGGAAGAAGCCCTCATCTTCGAGAGCGGCCGCTGCGACGTGAGCGGCGTCGACGTGGAGGAGCCCCCGCCCGTCGCGTCGCGGTTGGGAAGCCACGCGCGAAAAGACCCGATCGGCCTGCCGGGCCTCACCGAGCCCGAGGCGATGCGCCACTATGTGCGGCTGTCGCGCCGCAATTATTCGATCGACGCAGGGCTCTATCCGCTCGGCTCCTGCACGATGAAACACAATCCGCGGATCAACGAGAAGATGGCCCGCCTCGAGGGCTTCGCGGACATCCATCCCTTGCAGCCGGTCTCGACTGTGCAGGGCGCGCTGGAGCTGATGGAGACGCTCGCTGATTGGCTGCTGACATTGACGAACATGCAGGCCATCGCCCTGTCGCCGAAGGCGGGCGCCCATGGCGAGCTCTGCGGCATGATGGCGATCAAATCCGCCATTGCGGCGAAGGGCGAGGGCGAGACGCGCAAGGTGGTGCTGATCCCCCAGTCCGCGCATGGCACCAATCCCGCGACAGCCGCCTTGCTCGGCTTTTCGGTGCGCATCGTTCCGGCGGCGGCGGATGGGACCGTCCGCGTCGCGGCGGTGCGTGAGGCGCTCGGCGCGGATGTCGCGGCGATCATGCTCACCAATCCCAACACCTGCGGCCTGTTCGAGCGCGACATCGTCGAGATTGCGGAAGCCGTGCACGAGGCCGGCGCTTACTTTTACTGCGACGGCGCCAATTTCAACGCCATCGCCGGCGTCGCGCGGCCCGGCGATTTCGGCGTCGACGCCATGCACATCAATCTGCACAAGACCTTCTCGACGCCGCATGGCGGCGGCGGGCCGGGCGCGGGTCCCGTCGTGCTCTCGAAGCGTCTCGCCGCCTTCGCGCCCGTTCCCTTCATCCGCCGCGCGGGCGACCGTCTCACCCTCGTCGAAGACGCGACGGGGACGCAGAGCTTCGGCCGCCTCGCCGCCTTTCACGGACAGATGGGCATGTTCGTGCGCGCGCTCGCCTATCTCGTCGCCCATGGCGGAGACGGCGTCGCGGAGGCGTCGAAGGACGCGGTGCTCGCGGCGAATTACGTGCGCGCCGGTTTGCGCGATGTGATGACGCAGCCTTTCGGCGACCGTCCCTGCATGCACGAAGTCCTGTTCGACGACGCCTGGCTGAAGGACACCGGCGTGACCACGCTCGACTTCGCCAAGGCGATGATCGACGAAGGCTACCACCCCATGACCATGTATTTCCCGCTGGTCGTGCACGGCGCCATGCTGATCGAGCCGACGGAATCGGAATCGAAAGCCTCGCTCGATCTCTTCATCGCGACCCTGCGCGACCTCGCCAGATCCGCGCGGGAGGGCGACAGGGCGCGTTTCGATCAGGCGCCATATCTTGCGCCGAGGCGCCGGGTCGACGAGACGCTGGCGGCGAGAAAGCCGGTCTTGCGCTGGAGTCCGGGAGAGTGA
- a CDS encoding BQ00720 family protein, which yields MHVKQAMERKAPLLTPEQFANLGDGMIAYVKAMRSEDVNRLYPQAPHIQPGLTIFALIGADGAPIVLADSEEGAIGNARENDLTMVSLH from the coding sequence ATGCACGTCAAACAAGCCATGGAACGCAAGGCGCCCCTGCTGACGCCGGAGCAGTTCGCCAATCTGGGCGATGGCATGATCGCCTATGTGAAGGCCATGCGGTCGGAGGATGTAAACCGCCTCTATCCGCAGGCGCCGCACATTCAGCCGGGCCTCACGATCTTCGCGCTGATCGGCGCCGATGGCGCGCCCATCGTGCTCGCGGATTCGGAGGAGGGCGCGATCGGCAATGCGCGCGAGAACGATCTGACCATGGTCAGCCTGCATTAG